The following are from one region of the Rhipicephalus microplus isolate Deutch F79 chromosome 1, USDA_Rmic, whole genome shotgun sequence genome:
- the LOC119159680 gene encoding salivary anticoagulant protein P23 isoform X1, protein MWTFCVIMLASASYVSKGSPSSSTPSFRMLFDLSPVGISDANTFVDNIFKDNQPPRVRESPRLYPYATIGDFIFTVPKNRITNRDLTVNMTRGEVRGLDTALRRKGDCEVPFFHDGRTVVSCDLVIQGLNITFTSLVKGDSLMASWKTIWVNVDVADSNVHFEAITPVGPGIGILRAFHIVDITLDVTYDNNLSLNKGRSEKFKEEIATKVEKELRRIFFEYKSLLPRSVELYRNPIYY, encoded by the exons ATGTGGACGTTCTGCGTAATAATGCTGGCAAGTGCCAGTTATG TGTCCAAAGGCTCTCCCTCATCAAGCACGCCTTCATTTAGAATGCTGTTTGACC TGTCGCCGGTGGGCATCAGTGATGCGAATACTTTCGTGGACAACATCTTCAAGGATAATCAGCCACCACGCGTGAGGGAATCACCGCGGCTTTACCCCTACGCGACCATTGGGGACTTCATTTTCACG GTACCCAAGAACCGGATAACCAATCGGGACTTGACTGTGAACATGACACGTGGTGAAGTCCGAGGACTGGACACTGCTCTGCGGCGTAAAGGGGACTGTGAGGTTCCTTTCTTTCACGATGGACGAACCGTCGTCTCTTGCGACCTTGTCATACAGGGACTCAACATTACGTTCACTTCGCTG GTAAAAGGAGACTCCCTGATGGCTAGTTGGAAGACGATTTGGGTGAACGTCGATGTGGCGGACAGCAATGTTCATTTCGAAGCCATCACTCCTGTCGGCCCGGGCATCGGAATTCTCCGTGCATTTCATATTGTGGACATTACGCTCGACGTCACGTACGACAACAACCTCAGCCTCAACAAGGGTCGCAGTGAGAAGTTCAAGGAAGAAATCGCGACTAAAGTTGAGAAAGAGCTACGGCGCATTTTCTTTGAGTACAAGTCGCTTCTCCCCCGTTCTGTAGAGCTGTACAGGAACCCCATCTATTATTAA
- the LOC119159680 gene encoding salivary anticoagulant protein P23 isoform X2, which translates to MWTFCVIMLASASYVSPVGISDANTFVDNIFKDNQPPRVRESPRLYPYATIGDFIFTVPKNRITNRDLTVNMTRGEVRGLDTALRRKGDCEVPFFHDGRTVVSCDLVIQGLNITFTSLVKGDSLMASWKTIWVNVDVADSNVHFEAITPVGPGIGILRAFHIVDITLDVTYDNNLSLNKGRSEKFKEEIATKVEKELRRIFFEYKSLLPRSVELYRNPIYY; encoded by the exons ATGTGGACGTTCTGCGTAATAATGCTGGCAAGTGCCAGTTATG TGTCGCCGGTGGGCATCAGTGATGCGAATACTTTCGTGGACAACATCTTCAAGGATAATCAGCCACCACGCGTGAGGGAATCACCGCGGCTTTACCCCTACGCGACCATTGGGGACTTCATTTTCACG GTACCCAAGAACCGGATAACCAATCGGGACTTGACTGTGAACATGACACGTGGTGAAGTCCGAGGACTGGACACTGCTCTGCGGCGTAAAGGGGACTGTGAGGTTCCTTTCTTTCACGATGGACGAACCGTCGTCTCTTGCGACCTTGTCATACAGGGACTCAACATTACGTTCACTTCGCTG GTAAAAGGAGACTCCCTGATGGCTAGTTGGAAGACGATTTGGGTGAACGTCGATGTGGCGGACAGCAATGTTCATTTCGAAGCCATCACTCCTGTCGGCCCGGGCATCGGAATTCTCCGTGCATTTCATATTGTGGACATTACGCTCGACGTCACGTACGACAACAACCTCAGCCTCAACAAGGGTCGCAGTGAGAAGTTCAAGGAAGAAATCGCGACTAAAGTTGAGAAAGAGCTACGGCGCATTTTCTTTGAGTACAAGTCGCTTCTCCCCCGTTCTGTAGAGCTGTACAGGAACCCCATCTATTATTAA